From the Lathyrus oleraceus cultivar Zhongwan6 chromosome 4, CAAS_Psat_ZW6_1.0, whole genome shotgun sequence genome, one window contains:
- the LOC127136120 gene encoding uncharacterized protein LOC127136120 encodes MKVSLISKNKLRFIDGTFAQPAAGTTLYDPWLRCNNMVLSWLQKSVLKPLLNQFCGLIMHQLFGKNLETRFSQGDIFKISDLQDDLTNLHQGTLDVSTYFTKLTSLWEQIDAFRPTRDCTCAIPCTCGAASDLRRYKDQDRVIKFLKGLTDQFSTVRSQILLLDPLPSLDRTFSMVLGQERRSTTIPVESPDPPSLAMQFQPSNDYGGARGNGSSCGRGRSFPGRGASSQRICTHCGRTITPSIPAS; translated from the coding sequence ATGAAAGTTTCACTAATCTCAAAGAACAAACTCCGCTTCATTGATGGCACCTTCGCTCAACCCGCCGCCGGCACCACTCTTTACGATCCCTGGCTTCGATGCAACAACATGGTCCTTTCTTGGCTGCAAAAATCGGTTCTGAAACCATTGCTCAATCAATTTTGTGGATTGATAATGCATCAGTTGTTTGGAAAAAATTTAGAGACACGGTTTTCTCAAGGCGATATATTCAAAATCTCCGATCTTCAAGACGATCTCACCAACCTGCATCAAGGTACCCTCGACGTTTCCACCTATTTTACCAAACTCACATCTCTTTGGGAACAAATTGACGCATTTCGACCAACTCGGGACTGTACTTGTGCTATTCCATGCACCTGTGGCGCTGCCTCGGATCTTCGTCGATACAAAGATCAAGATCGTGTTATCAAGTTTCTTAAGGGCCTAACTGATCAATTCTCTACGGTTCGCTCTCAGATTCTTCTGTTGGATCCTCTCCCCTCCCTTGACAGGACTTTCTCCATGGTTCTTGGCCAGGAAAGACGTTCCACCACCATCCCTGTTGAATCACCAGACCCACCTTCATTAGCTATGCAATTTCAACCTTCTAACGACTATGGGGGAGCTCGCGGCAATGGTTCTTCTTGCGGTCGCGGCCGCTCCTTTCCGGGTCGTGGTGCTTCTTCACAACGCATATGCACTCATTGTGGTCGTACAATCACACCATCGATACCTGCTTCATGA